From Dioscorea cayenensis subsp. rotundata cultivar TDr96_F1 unplaced genomic scaffold, TDr96_F1_v2_PseudoChromosome.rev07_lg8_w22 25.fasta BLBR01001065.1, whole genome shotgun sequence, one genomic window encodes:
- the LOC120255557 gene encoding uncharacterized protein LOC120255557: MPTPNTTTNVLERSPSLKDMDKRLQEKSSLSKHLQRVYPLSMHKSNSSLSLSSLSLSQNSNDSSFNSSISSWDHKMAMPFHGMFKSWERRDVSIEEAIKKWRLRCREFGLFGKKNQSNVDDDEVESGELDSLDVGELKRCKWITKSSDQVYVSFHDESWGVPVFNDCRLF, from the exons ATGCCAACCCCAAACACAACAACAAATGTTCTTGAGAGAAGCCCAAGTCTAAAAGACATGGACAAAAGACTTCAAGAGAAAAGCTCTTTATCCAAACACCTTCAAAGAGTGTACCCTTTGAGCATGCACAAGAGCAACTCAAGCCTAAGTCTTTCATCTCTTTCTCTATCTCAAAACTCAAATGATTCATCATTCAATAGTTCTATCTCTAGTTGGGATCATAAGATGGCAATGCCTTTTCATGGCATGTTTAAGTCATGGGAGAGAAGAGATGTGTCCATTGAAGAAGCCATTAAGAAGTGGAGGTTGAGGTGTAGAGAGTTTGGTCTGTTTGGGAAGAAAAATCAAAgtaatgttgatgatgatgaagtggAGAGTGGGGAGTTGGATTCCTTGGATGTTGGTGAATTGAAGAGGTGCAAATGGATCACTAAATCTAGTG atcaagtttatgtttcttttcatgATGAGTCTTGGGGTGTTCCCGTCTTCAATGATTG CCGACTCTTTTGA